In the genome of Leptolyngbya iicbica LK, one region contains:
- the clpB gene encoding ATP-dependent chaperone ClpB, giving the protein MQPTNPNQFTEKAWQAIVRTPEIAKESKHQQIESEHLMRALLEQEGLATSVFNKAEVNVQNLRDRTTEFINKQPKISNAGGSVYLGNSLDKLLDRADGYRKDLGDEYISIEHLLLAYAKDDRFGQAVFREFGLDENKLRGIIKEVRGNQKVTDQNPEGKYEALEKYGRDLTELARLGKLDPVIGRDDEIRRTIQILSRRTKNNPVLIGEPGVGKTAIAEGLAQRIVSKDVPESLRDRKIIALDMGALIAGAKYRGEFEERLKAVLKEVQESEGQMVLFIDEIHTVVGAGATQGAMDAGNLLKPMLARGELRCIGATTLDEYRKYIEKDAALERRFQQVFIDQPTIEDTISILRGLKERYEVHHGVKISDSALVAAAVLSTRYISDRFLPDKAIDLVDESAAKLKMEITSKPEELDEVDRKILQLEMERLSLKNETDAASLDRLERLDKELADLKETQSGLNAQWQSEKDLIDDIQALREELDHVNIEVQQAERNYDLNRAAELKYGKLTDLQRKVEQAEEKLENAQTSGQSLLREEVTEEDIAEIISKWTGIPVSKLVASEMEKLLHLEDELHQRVVGQEEAVTAVADAIQRSRAGLADPNRPIASFIFLGPTGVGKTELAKALASYMFDTEDAIVRIDMSEYMEKHAVARLIGAPPGYVGFEEGGQLTEAIRRRPYAVILFDEIEKAHPDVFNIMLQILDDGRLTDSQGRTVDFRNSVLIMTSNIGSQYILDLAGDDTKYDLMRDRVMDAMRSEFRPEFLNRVDELIIFHSLKQEQLKEIVKLQIQRLEQRLGDRKMSLVLSEDALDWVAQVGYDPVYGARPLKRAIQKELETPIAKGILRGDFVNGDRIYADVENERLVFKRQATELATV; this is encoded by the coding sequence ATGCAACCCACCAACCCGAATCAATTTACCGAAAAGGCGTGGCAGGCCATTGTCCGCACGCCGGAAATTGCCAAAGAGTCGAAGCACCAGCAGATTGAGAGTGAGCACCTGATGCGGGCGCTGCTGGAGCAGGAAGGCTTGGCGACCTCCGTGTTCAACAAGGCCGAAGTGAACGTGCAGAACCTGCGCGATCGCACCACCGAGTTCATCAACAAGCAGCCCAAGATCAGCAATGCGGGCGGCTCGGTGTACCTGGGCAACAGCTTGGACAAGCTGCTCGATCGCGCCGATGGCTACCGCAAAGACTTGGGCGACGAGTACATTTCCATCGAGCACCTGCTGTTGGCCTACGCGAAGGACGATCGCTTTGGGCAAGCGGTGTTCAGAGAATTTGGTTTAGACGAAAATAAGCTCAGAGGCATTATCAAAGAAGTGCGAGGGAATCAGAAAGTGACCGACCAGAACCCCGAAGGCAAGTACGAAGCGCTGGAAAAATATGGCCGCGACCTGACGGAACTGGCGCGGTTGGGCAAGCTCGACCCGGTGATTGGGCGGGACGATGAGATTCGTCGCACGATTCAGATTTTGTCGCGGCGGACGAAGAATAACCCGGTGCTGATTGGTGAACCCGGTGTCGGTAAGACCGCGATCGCCGAAGGACTGGCCCAGCGCATCGTCAGTAAAGATGTGCCGGAGTCGTTACGCGATCGCAAAATCATCGCCCTCGACATGGGTGCCCTGATTGCCGGGGCCAAGTATCGCGGCGAATTTGAGGAGCGTCTGAAGGCCGTTCTCAAGGAAGTGCAAGAGTCCGAAGGGCAGATGGTGCTGTTTATCGACGAGATTCACACCGTCGTTGGCGCGGGGGCGACCCAGGGCGCGATGGACGCCGGGAACCTGCTGAAGCCGATGCTGGCGCGGGGCGAACTGCGCTGTATTGGGGCGACGACCCTGGACGAGTACCGCAAGTACATCGAGAAGGATGCGGCTCTGGAACGCCGCTTCCAGCAGGTGTTTATCGACCAGCCCACCATTGAGGACACGATCTCGATTTTGCGGGGTCTGAAGGAGCGCTACGAAGTCCACCACGGGGTGAAGATTTCTGACAGTGCGCTGGTGGCAGCGGCGGTACTTTCCACGCGGTACATCAGCGATCGCTTCTTGCCCGACAAGGCGATCGACCTGGTGGACGAGTCCGCCGCCAAGCTGAAGATGGAAATCACCTCCAAGCCGGAAGAGTTGGACGAAGTAGATCGCAAGATCCTCCAGCTCGAAATGGAGCGGCTGTCTCTAAAGAATGAGACGGATGCGGCCTCCCTGGATCGGCTAGAACGCCTCGACAAAGAACTGGCGGATCTGAAGGAAACCCAATCCGGCCTCAACGCCCAATGGCAGTCGGAAAAAGACCTGATCGATGACATTCAAGCCCTGCGCGAAGAGTTGGATCACGTCAACATTGAAGTGCAGCAGGCCGAGCGTAACTACGACCTGAACCGCGCCGCCGAGCTGAAGTACGGCAAGCTCACGGACCTGCAACGCAAAGTTGAGCAGGCAGAAGAGAAGCTGGAAAATGCCCAAACCAGCGGTCAATCTCTGCTGCGGGAAGAGGTGACGGAGGAAGACATCGCCGAGATCATCTCCAAGTGGACAGGCATTCCGGTGAGCAAGCTGGTGGCGTCGGAAATGGAGAAGCTGCTGCACCTGGAAGACGAACTGCACCAGCGGGTGGTCGGTCAGGAGGAAGCGGTGACGGCGGTGGCCGACGCGATTCAGCGGAGCCGCGCCGGACTCGCGGACCCCAATCGCCCCATTGCGAGCTTCATCTTCCTCGGTCCCACCGGGGTCGGGAAGACGGAACTGGCGAAGGCGCTGGCCTCCTATATGTTTGACACGGAAGACGCGATCGTCCGCATCGATATGTCCGAGTACATGGAGAAGCACGCGGTGGCGCGGCTGATCGGGGCTCCTCCCGGCTACGTCGGCTTTGAGGAAGGCGGTCAGCTCACGGAAGCGATCCGCCGTCGGCCCTACGCGGTCATCCTGTTCGACGAAATCGAGAAGGCCCACCCCGATGTGTTCAACATCATGCTGCAAATTCTGGATGATGGTCGCCTCACCGACTCCCAGGGGCGCACGGTGGATTTCCGCAACTCGGTGCTGATCATGACCAGCAACATCGGCTCCCAGTACATTCTGGATTTGGCGGGCGATGACACCAAGTACGACCTGATGCGCGATCGCGTGATGGATGCCATGCGTTCCGAGTTCCGCCCTGAGTTCCTGAACCGGGTGGATGAGCTGATCATCTTCCACAGTTTGAAGCAGGAGCAACTGAAGGAAATCGTCAAGCTGCAAATCCAACGGCTGGAGCAGCGGTTGGGCGATCGCAAGATGTCTCTCGTGCTCTCCGAAGACGCGCTGGATTGGGTGGCCCAGGTCGGCTACGACCCCGTCTACGGTGCTCGCCCCCTCAAGCGCGCCATCCAGAAGGAGCTAGAAACGCCCATCGCGAAGGGCATCCTGCGGGGCGATTTTGTGAACGGCGATCGGATCTACGCCGATGTGGAAAACGAACGCCTCGTCTTCAAACGTCAAGCCACTGAACTCGCGACCGTGTAG
- the psb32 gene encoding photosystem II repair protein Psb32 — protein sequence MSTLAIAAPALATGVYQIPPLSDSTWIVDDAGLISRINEGKITERLQDLAQSTGNEVRFVTIHRLDYGETPATFADALMEKWFPAPESRTNQSILVLDDVTNGAALKVGDASAEMLSADIATSVVDETIAIPLRQGNKYNQALLTASDRLVAVLSGETDPGPPAEVNSFEMESTFASAEETEENRGSSTWIVVGFLVAATVIPMATYWIYLAIGG from the coding sequence GTGAGCACGCTCGCGATCGCGGCTCCGGCGTTGGCCACGGGCGTTTATCAAATCCCACCGTTGTCAGATAGCACCTGGATTGTGGATGATGCCGGGCTGATTAGCCGCATCAACGAAGGCAAAATCACCGAACGACTGCAAGACTTGGCGCAAAGCACTGGCAATGAAGTGCGCTTCGTCACCATTCACCGCCTTGACTATGGTGAAACCCCGGCAACTTTTGCGGATGCCCTGATGGAAAAGTGGTTTCCGGCCCCCGAGAGCCGCACCAATCAGAGCATTCTGGTGTTGGATGATGTGACCAATGGAGCCGCCCTCAAAGTGGGTGACGCTTCTGCTGAGATGCTGTCGGCAGATATCGCAACCAGCGTGGTGGATGAAACGATCGCCATTCCCCTGCGCCAGGGCAACAAATATAATCAAGCATTGCTGACCGCCAGCGATCGCCTCGTCGCAGTGCTGTCGGGTGAAACCGATCCGGGTCCGCCAGCCGAAGTCAATTCCTTTGAAATGGAAAGCACCTTCGCCTCCGCTGAAGAAACGGAAGAAAATCGCGGCAGTTCCACCTGGATTGTGGTCGGGTTTTTAGTAGCAGCGACGGTGATTCCCATGGCGACTTACTGGATCTATCTCGCGATCGGTGGCTAA
- a CDS encoding toll/interleukin-1 receptor domain-containing protein has protein sequence MPTFQNAFISYGRADSKAFAARLHQRLVAAGLTVWFDFEDIPLGVDYQKQIDDGIEKADNFLFLISPHSVNSPYCGLEVELALKRGKRIIPLLHVEQISWETWQERNPEGTDAQWAEYQAAGKHSSFPNMHPAIGKINWVYFREGIDDFDAALQGLLAICDRHQDYVRQHTELLAAALHWEKHQQRSQFLLTGQARQQAHTWLATRFTDEQPPCVPTDLHCEFITESIKNANNLMTQVFLCHAESDRDSAEQIRRSLMRQGITVWNYRTDIQTSQNYHSAITQGIETADNVLFMLSPASAQSEYCQRELQQALDLHKRIIPILTQPTDPAQVPESLKSLQQIDLTDNLNESDYLADESELLKILNTDAAYYTEHKTWLSQALKWQRQQQNPTMLLRGYNLRRAENWLKVARTHRYPPIELQQTFIAESLRQPPNPSLDVFISYSRVDSDFARRLNETLQIQGKRTWFDQESIASGTDFQQEIYRGIESSDVFLFVLSPQSINSPYCADEVEYANGLNKRIVTVLHRPIDTADLHPILAKLQWLDFRDHDGDFQVNFQHLLHTLDTDREHLEVHTRLLLRAGEWDRKGRDESLLLRGQELATASAWLVTNAEVEPLPTGLQQEYVRASTARQAAQDAAEKKLRRGAAIGAMTAVAGIIIAVGAGLVAQARLAEAEKTIQMAKTATRLEQAGTAALNRAGFEPVAALRKALEAGTALNEIVVQEELQATSDYPAASPLLALQQIKSQIAQERLLAHQSAVFSAAFSPDGTHVTTASFDGTARVWEAMTGNAIATLTGHEGAVFSAEFSPDGTHIATASDDGTARVWEVTTGNAIATLTGHEGAVFSAEFSPDGTHITTASDDGTARVWEATTGNAIATLTGHEGGVFSAEFSPDGTYIVTASDDGTAWVWEAATGNAMTTLTGHAGGIRSAAFSPDGTQIVTASLDGTARVWEATTGNVMTTLTGHEGVVWSAAFSPDGTQIVTASLDGTARVWEAATGNAMATLVGHESPFLSTEFSPDGTQVVTASFSGMTRVWDAVTGQEISVLAGVGAVTSTEFSPDGTYIVTASDDGTVRVWEATTGNAMTTLTGDEGAVTSAEFSPDGTYIVTTSDDGTARVWEAATGNAMATLTGHEGGIISAKFNPDGTQVVTASDDGTARVWEATTGKAMATLTGHEGAVWSAGFSPDGTQVVTASYSGMTRVWDATTGKAMATLTGHEEAVRSTEFSPDGTYIVTASNDGTARVWEATTGKAVATLTEHDSNVNSAAFSPDGTQVVTASNDGTVRVWNAKTGKSVATLTGHNGGVTSAAFSPDGTQVVTASDDRTVRVWDTATGQTLAVSAGHENRVTSAEFSPDGTYVVTASADRTIRVWDLQGRQLAIYEGKLAVMSPDGQRVATVVNGRVQTYDIETLPELIDWGCEWLHNYLEYGKATDADRAICNLPPREDEAMAPTSMLDRTLPWVRAAFHLLG, from the coding sequence ATGCCGACTTTCCAGAACGCCTTCATCTCCTACGGTCGAGCCGATAGCAAAGCCTTTGCCGCCCGCCTGCATCAACGCCTCGTTGCCGCTGGCCTCACCGTCTGGTTCGACTTTGAAGATATTCCTCTGGGGGTGGACTATCAAAAGCAGATTGATGACGGCATTGAAAAAGCCGACAACTTTCTGTTCTTAATCTCCCCCCACTCCGTCAACTCCCCCTACTGCGGTCTGGAAGTTGAACTGGCCCTCAAACGGGGTAAACGCATCATTCCCCTGCTGCATGTGGAACAGATTAGCTGGGAGACCTGGCAGGAACGGAATCCTGAAGGGACCGACGCACAGTGGGCCGAGTATCAGGCCGCCGGGAAGCATTCCAGCTTTCCCAACATGCATCCCGCCATCGGCAAGATTAACTGGGTCTACTTCCGCGAAGGGATTGATGACTTTGACGCGGCACTGCAAGGACTGCTGGCCATCTGCGATCGCCATCAAGACTACGTGCGGCAGCATACCGAGCTGTTGGCCGCCGCTTTGCATTGGGAAAAGCACCAGCAGCGATCGCAGTTCCTGCTCACCGGCCAAGCTCGCCAACAGGCCCACACCTGGCTGGCCACTCGCTTCACCGACGAACAGCCGCCCTGTGTGCCCACGGATCTACATTGTGAATTCATCACCGAGAGCATCAAGAACGCCAATAACTTGATGACCCAGGTGTTTCTCTGTCATGCAGAGAGCGATCGCGACAGTGCCGAACAAATCCGCCGCTCCTTGATGCGCCAGGGCATTACAGTATGGAACTACCGCACCGACATTCAGACCAGTCAGAACTATCACAGCGCCATTACCCAGGGCATTGAAACCGCTGACAACGTGCTGTTTATGCTGTCGCCCGCTTCAGCCCAGTCGGAGTATTGTCAGCGAGAACTGCAGCAAGCCCTGGACTTACACAAACGGATCATTCCGATTCTCACTCAACCGACTGACCCGGCGCAGGTGCCGGAGTCTCTCAAATCGCTCCAACAAATCGACCTGACGGACAACCTCAACGAGAGTGACTATCTTGCGGATGAAAGTGAACTGCTGAAGATTCTCAACACCGACGCCGCCTACTACACCGAACACAAAACCTGGCTCTCCCAAGCGTTGAAATGGCAGCGACAGCAGCAGAACCCCACCATGCTGCTGCGGGGCTATAACTTGCGGCGAGCGGAAAACTGGCTGAAGGTGGCCCGCACTCACCGCTATCCCCCCATCGAACTGCAGCAAACCTTTATTGCCGAGAGTCTGCGGCAGCCGCCGAACCCGTCGCTGGATGTGTTTATCTCTTACTCGCGGGTAGACTCAGACTTTGCCCGGCGGTTAAATGAAACGTTGCAGATTCAGGGCAAGCGCACCTGGTTTGACCAGGAGAGTATTGCCTCGGGAACGGACTTTCAGCAGGAAATTTATCGCGGCATTGAAAGTTCGGATGTATTTTTGTTTGTGCTCTCACCGCAGTCGATCAATTCGCCCTACTGTGCCGATGAGGTGGAATATGCCAACGGTCTCAACAAGCGCATCGTGACGGTGCTGCATCGCCCGATCGACACGGCGGATCTGCACCCCATTCTGGCGAAGCTGCAGTGGCTTGACTTTCGCGATCATGATGGTGACTTTCAGGTCAATTTTCAGCATTTGTTGCACACGTTAGATACCGATCGTGAGCATTTGGAAGTCCACACCCGTTTACTGCTGCGGGCGGGTGAGTGGGATCGCAAAGGGCGGGATGAGAGTTTGTTGCTGCGGGGTCAGGAGTTGGCAACAGCGAGTGCCTGGTTGGTGACTAATGCTGAGGTGGAACCGTTGCCGACGGGCTTGCAGCAGGAGTATGTGCGGGCGAGTACGGCGCGGCAGGCGGCGCAGGATGCGGCAGAGAAGAAGCTGCGACGGGGTGCGGCGATCGGGGCGATGACGGCGGTGGCGGGCATCATTATTGCTGTGGGGGCGGGATTGGTCGCCCAAGCACGGCTCGCTGAAGCCGAAAAAACTATTCAGATGGCAAAAACTGCGACTCGCCTCGAACAAGCAGGTACGGCAGCCCTCAATCGTGCCGGGTTTGAGCCAGTTGCAGCTTTACGAAAAGCCTTGGAAGCTGGGACTGCACTCAATGAAATCGTTGTTCAGGAAGAACTACAGGCTACCTCTGACTACCCAGCAGCTAGTCCGCTACTCGCGTTGCAGCAAATTAAGTCTCAGATTGCTCAGGAACGCTTACTAGCTCATCAAAGTGCCGTCTTCAGTGCGGCGTTTAGTCCCGACGGCACCCACGTTACCACTGCCTCATTTGATGGCACGGCACGGGTGTGGGAGGCAATGACCGGGAACGCGATAGCGACTTTGACTGGCCATGAAGGTGCCGTCTTCAGTGCGGAGTTTAGTCCCGACGGCACCCACATTGCCACGGCCTCAGACGATGGCACGGCACGAGTGTGGGAGGTAACAACCGGGAACGCGATAGCGACTTTGACTGGCCATGAAGGTGCCGTCTTCAGTGCGGAGTTTAGTCCCGACGGCACCCACATTACCACGGCCTCAGACGATGGCACGGCACGGGTGTGGGAGGCAACGACCGGGAACGCGATAGCGACTTTGACTGGCCACGAAGGTGGCGTCTTCAGTGCGGAGTTTAGTCCCGACGGCACCTACATCGTCACGGCCTCAGACGATGGCACGGCATGGGTGTGGGAGGCAGCGACCGGGAACGCGATGACGACGTTGACTGGCCATGCGGGAGGGATCAGAAGTGCAGCGTTTAGCCCGGATGGCACCCAGATCGTCACCGCTTCACTCGATGGCACGGCACGGGTGTGGGAGGCAACAACCGGGAACGTGATGACGACGTTGACTGGCCATGAAGGTGTCGTCTGGAGTGCAGCGTTTAGCCCGGATGGCACCCAGATCGTCACCGCTTCACTCGATGGCACGGCACGGGTGTGGGAGGCAGCGACCGGGAACGCGATGGCGACTTTAGTGGGCCACGAGAGCCCATTCTTAAGTACGGAGTTTAGCCCGGATGGCACCCAGGTCGTCACTGCGTCATTCAGTGGCATGACCAGAGTATGGGATGCTGTGACCGGGCAAGAAATATCAGTTTTAGCGGGCGTAGGTGCCGTCACCAGCACGGAGTTTAGCCCCGACGGCACCTACATCGTCACCGCCTCAGACGATGGCACAGTACGGGTCTGGGAGGCAACAACCGGGAACGCGATGACCACGTTGACCGGCGATGAAGGTGCCGTTACCAGTGCGGAGTTTAGTCCCGACGGCACCTACATCGTCACGACCTCAGACGATGGCACGGCACGGGTGTGGGAGGCAGCGACCGGGAACGCGATGGCCACGTTGACTGGCCATGAGGGAGGGATCATTAGTGCGAAGTTTAATCCAGACGGCACCCAGGTCGTCACGGCCTCAGACGATGGCACGGCACGGGTGTGGGAGGCAACAACCGGGAAAGCGATGGCCACGTTGACTGGCCATGAAGGTGCCGTCTGGAGTGCGGGGTTTAGCCCGGATGGTACCCAGGTCGTCACGGCGTCATACAGTGGCATGACCAGAGTGTGGGATGCCACGACCGGGAAAGCGATGGCCACGTTGACTGGCCATGAAGAGGCCGTCAGGAGTACGGAGTTTAGTCCCGACGGCACCTACATCGTCACGGCCTCAAACGATGGCACAGCACGGGTGTGGGAGGCAACAACCGGGAAAGCTGTAGCGACTTTGACTGAGCACGATAGTAACGTCAACAGTGCGGCGTTTAGCCCGGATGGCACCCAAGTCGTCACAGCCTCAAACGATGGCACGGTACGGGTATGGAATGCCAAAACTGGGAAATCTGTGGCGACTTTGACCGGGCACAATGGTGGCGTCACCAGTGCGGCGTTTAGCCCGGATGGCACCCAGGTCGTCACGGCCTCAGACGATCGCACAGTACGGGTGTGGGATACTGCAACTGGACAAACCCTGGCAGTCTCAGCAGGTCATGAGAATAGAGTCACCAGTGCGGAGTTTAGCCCCGACGGCACCTATGTCGTCACGGCCTCAGCCGATCGCACGATACGGGTATGGGATTTGCAGGGACGGCAACTGGCGATTTATGAGGGCAAGTTAGCTGTCATGAGTCCCGACGGGCAGCGAGTGGCGACGGTGGTGAATGGCCGCGTGCAGACCTACGATATTGAGACCTTGCCCGAGCTCATAGACTGGGGCTGCGAGTGGTTGCACAACTACCTGGAGTATGGCAAAGCAACGGATGCGGACCGGGCAATTTGCAACCTGCCCCCCCGCGAGGACGAGGCTATGGCCCCCACGTCAATGCTGGACCGCACGCTGCCATGGGTACGCGCCGCCTTTCATCTCTTGGGATGA
- the priA gene encoding primosomal protein N': MAALVDSVGAQGLYTYRLPPDLKVAVGDILSVPFGSQQLGAIAIQLLSTPPPDLAPADIRPVAAVISRGMFSPTYWQLLERVAAYYQTSLIQVIRTALPPGLLGRSQRRLRLLPDAIPPEAEMFLSPAAVCVLSQLQQSAQGDYTWQYLRQKCRGAYRGIQALVDRGWAESYLALPTPPRPQRRQAVTVVQVPTPEDPTVTKRQREVLSLLQRRGGDLWLQEALQYCRTTSATMRSLARKGLLVIEEREVLRQPASPELGADHPKVLTAPQQTAVETLRTDQSFAMVLLHGVTGSGKTEVYLQAIAPRLAAGQSALVLVPEIGLTPQLTDRFQQRFGDRVYVYHSGLSDGERYDAWRRMLQGEPMVVIGTRSAVFSPLPQLGIIILDEEHDGSFKQDQPMPCYHARTVAQWRAELDDCPLVLGTATPSLESWSAQQLRAIAEATEPQPASPEATSQSAATLPPRHYLVLPDRVHQRPPPPITVVDMRLELQIGNRSIFSRSLRSALETMKSREEQGILFIQRRGHSSFVSCRECGHVMMCPHCDVSLSYHQSRSGAAEMLRCHYCGFGQMQPPRCPACDSQYLKHFGSGTQRVEQAIAQELPELRCLRFDSDTTRAKGAHRALLARFAQGEADVLVGTQMLTKGIDLPQVTVVGIIAADGLLYMADYRASERAFQVLTQVAGRAGRGEQPGRVILQTYNPENPVVQAVKSQDIQHFLTTEQQQRQALDYPPAGRLVLLRITSPDRAAAEHTAQDLAAHLASRLDEAWSLLGPVPAPILRVARRYRWQVLLKGAIAAPIPDLTDLAKQCPAHVSLTIDVDPLNLM; the protein is encoded by the coding sequence GTGGCGGCATTAGTCGATAGTGTCGGTGCTCAGGGACTCTATACCTATCGTTTGCCACCTGATTTAAAGGTGGCAGTCGGCGACATTTTGAGTGTGCCGTTTGGGTCGCAACAGCTCGGGGCGATCGCGATTCAGCTCTTGAGCACCCCACCGCCTGACCTCGCACCCGCCGACATTCGCCCGGTCGCAGCGGTCATTAGCCGGGGCATGTTTTCACCGACTTACTGGCAATTGCTGGAACGGGTAGCGGCTTATTATCAAACTTCTTTGATCCAGGTGATTCGTACGGCGCTGCCGCCGGGACTGTTAGGGCGATCGCAGCGCCGCCTCCGACTCTTGCCGGACGCGATTCCCCCCGAGGCGGAGATGTTCCTCTCGCCAGCGGCAGTGTGTGTGCTCAGTCAGCTCCAGCAGTCCGCCCAGGGTGACTACACCTGGCAATATCTGCGGCAAAAATGTCGCGGTGCCTATCGCGGCATTCAAGCGCTGGTCGATCGCGGCTGGGCAGAGAGTTATCTGGCGTTGCCAACGCCACCCCGGCCCCAGCGACGGCAGGCCGTGACCGTGGTGCAGGTACCCACCCCCGAAGACCCCACCGTCACCAAGCGCCAGCGCGAAGTGTTGTCGCTCTTGCAGCGGCGGGGCGGTGACCTGTGGCTGCAAGAGGCCCTGCAATATTGCCGCACCACCAGTGCCACGATGCGATCGCTGGCCCGAAAAGGCTTGCTCGTCATTGAAGAACGCGAAGTGCTGCGGCAACCCGCCTCGCCAGAACTCGGGGCCGATCACCCCAAAGTGCTCACCGCGCCGCAGCAGACAGCCGTGGAAACCTTACGAACCGACCAGAGTTTTGCCATGGTTTTGCTGCATGGCGTCACCGGGTCGGGCAAAACGGAGGTGTATTTGCAGGCGATCGCGCCCCGACTCGCCGCGGGTCAGTCTGCCCTGGTGCTCGTACCTGAAATTGGCCTAACGCCGCAATTAACGGATCGCTTTCAACAACGGTTTGGCGATCGCGTTTACGTTTATCACAGTGGTTTGTCTGATGGTGAACGCTACGACGCCTGGCGGCGGATGCTCCAGGGCGAGCCGATGGTGGTGATTGGCACGCGATCGGCGGTGTTTTCGCCATTGCCCCAGCTCGGCATCATTATTTTGGATGAAGAGCACGACGGCAGCTTTAAGCAAGATCAGCCGATGCCCTGCTACCACGCCCGCACCGTGGCCCAGTGGCGCGCTGAGTTAGACGACTGTCCCCTCGTCCTCGGTACCGCCACCCCATCCCTCGAAAGTTGGTCAGCGCAGCAACTCCGCGCGATCGCTGAGGCCACCGAGCCCCAACCAGCGTCTCCCGAGGCCACCTCCCAGTCGGCGGCGACGTTACCGCCCCGTCATTATTTGGTGCTACCCGATCGCGTTCATCAGCGGCCCCCGCCGCCCATCACCGTGGTCGACATGCGGTTGGAATTGCAAATCGGCAACCGCTCCATCTTTAGCCGTTCGCTGCGATCGGCGTTGGAGACGATGAAATCTCGGGAAGAACAGGGGATTTTGTTCATCCAGCGCCGGGGCCACAGCAGTTTTGTCTCTTGTCGCGAATGCGGCCATGTGATGATGTGCCCCCACTGCGATGTGTCGCTGTCTTACCACCAATCGCGATCCGGGGCCGCCGAAATGCTGCGGTGCCACTATTGCGGCTTTGGACAAATGCAGCCGCCCCGATGTCCGGCGTGTGATTCTCAATATCTCAAACACTTTGGCAGCGGCACCCAACGGGTAGAGCAGGCGATCGCCCAAGAACTGCCCGAACTCCGCTGTCTGCGGTTTGATAGCGACACCACCCGCGCTAAAGGTGCCCATCGCGCTCTGCTCGCCCGCTTTGCCCAAGGGGAGGCGGATGTCCTCGTCGGCACCCAAATGTTGACCAAGGGCATCGATTTGCCCCAGGTCACAGTCGTCGGCATCATCGCCGCCGACGGTTTGCTATACATGGCCGACTATCGCGCCAGTGAGCGGGCCTTTCAAGTCCTCACTCAGGTGGCCGGACGCGCGGGGCGGGGCGAGCAACCGGGCCGGGTGATTTTGCAAACCTATAATCCCGAAAATCCCGTGGTGCAGGCAGTCAAATCGCAAGACATCCAGCACTTTCTCACCACGGAGCAGCAGCAGCGCCAAGCCCTCGACTATCCCCCAGCGGGACGGTTGGTGCTGTTGCGCATCACCAGCCCTGATCGCGCCGCCGCCGAACACACAGCCCAAGACCTCGCCGCGCACTTGGCTAGTCGATTAGATGAGGCTTGGTCGCTCCTCGGGCCAGTACCCGCCCCCATTTTGCGGGTGGCCCGACGCTACCGTTGGCAAGTTTTGTTAAAAGGGGCGATCGCGGCTCCCATTCCTGACCTCACCGACCTGGCGAAACAATGTCCTGCCCACGTCAGCCTGACCATCGATGTCGATCCGCTCAACCTGATGTGA